The Nitrosomonas communis genome has a segment encoding these proteins:
- a CDS encoding heme biosynthesis protein HemY: MKLVLWVLALFAAAVAVVIAAQYNNGSVLIIVPPYKIELTINIFIISLIAAFFIFYLLVRLIARILGLKRHLHHKKIRESMLAAVKTFFEEHYDKAEKAAATVLKLKSPPVISAVNAVIAAHAAHRQGNYSQRDHYLNIAEQKAPQEKALRLVTQAELLLEEGRHEEALNALRSLYSIGGLQSTAVLQLELKAQQMAQHWDEVLELTDILEKRYPVDRTLIEHIKHHAHVENIKKYGSNLELLNKYWNKLYPAERLDSRLAAVAARAYMALNEVSTAQKIIEQSIDAKLDPELITLYANCLYGSVSWQIQRAEGWLSKHPNNAELLLTLGKLCTYCELWGKAQNYLEASLSIEPSRAAHLALAQLFEKLDKPELAADHYHKGLGFTLKKLNS, encoded by the coding sequence ATGAAACTGGTGCTCTGGGTGTTAGCTCTATTTGCTGCGGCAGTAGCAGTTGTAATTGCCGCTCAATATAACAACGGCTCTGTACTAATCATCGTGCCACCTTACAAGATTGAACTTACGATCAATATTTTTATCATTTCATTGATTGCTGCTTTCTTTATTTTCTATCTGTTAGTCAGATTGATAGCAAGAATACTGGGATTAAAGAGACACTTACATCATAAAAAAATTAGGGAATCCATGCTTGCTGCTGTAAAAACATTTTTTGAGGAGCACTATGATAAAGCAGAGAAAGCTGCAGCAACAGTATTAAAATTAAAAAGTCCTCCTGTCATTAGCGCGGTTAATGCTGTTATTGCAGCGCACGCAGCTCATCGACAAGGAAATTATTCACAACGTGACCATTATCTAAATATTGCGGAACAAAAAGCTCCTCAAGAAAAAGCATTAAGGCTGGTAACCCAAGCAGAATTATTACTTGAAGAGGGACGTCATGAAGAAGCGTTAAATGCGTTACGATCCCTTTACTCAATCGGTGGACTACAAAGCACAGCTGTTCTTCAATTGGAATTAAAAGCACAGCAGATGGCCCAACATTGGGATGAAGTTTTAGAGTTGACGGATATTCTTGAAAAACGCTATCCCGTTGACAGGACATTAATCGAACACATCAAGCATCATGCTCATGTAGAGAATATTAAGAAATATGGTTCGAATTTAGAATTACTTAATAAATACTGGAACAAATTATACCCAGCAGAAAGACTGGATAGCAGATTGGCTGCAGTAGCCGCTCGTGCTTATATGGCATTGAATGAGGTATCAACCGCTCAAAAAATTATTGAACAAAGCATTGATGCCAAGTTAGATCCAGAATTAATTACACTTTATGCTAATTGCCTGTATGGCAGTGTAAGCTGGCAAATCCAGCGAGCGGAAGGTTGGCTAAGCAAGCATCCTAACAATGCTGAATTATTACTCACGCTAGGAAAATTATGCACTTACTGTGAACTATGGGGTAAAGCACAAAATTATCTCGAAGCAAGCTTGTCAATTGAGCCAAGCCGTGCCGCTCATCTGGCTTTAGCGCAATTATTCGAAAAACTGGATAAACCTGAGCTGGCTGCAGATCATTATCATAAAGGATTAGGGTTTACATTAAAGAAATTGAATAGTTAA
- a CDS encoding uroporphyrinogen-III C-methyltransferase: protein MNREINTAPPKSSHLSILVLFFIILVAIAFLAWQWADRRGHITDIQRSISEYLTNVDFLGKKPRKLISEVQTAQQETQQQLNELRATAVTSLEQREALEKLSNLNEKIDALPLAMDAHLTKVDLPFKQSAAKDNRGYQFINDIQRDLQQFIVIQKVDSPEIDLLSPSQRELLQEKIKLQLLLAQVFLLSHDQTNFQTSLETATELINRYYDKQTESVTDLLNQLDQIHNYTIDKALSDVSRRFDIVQIYQLKRDEESK from the coding sequence ATGAATAGAGAGATTAACACGGCTCCACCGAAATCATCACACCTGAGTATTTTAGTTCTATTTTTTATTATTCTTGTAGCTATTGCTTTCTTGGCATGGCAATGGGCAGATAGGCGAGGTCACATTACTGATATTCAACGATCCATATCGGAATATTTGACCAATGTTGATTTTTTGGGCAAGAAACCACGTAAGCTTATCTCTGAAGTGCAAACCGCTCAACAAGAAACTCAACAACAGCTTAATGAACTACGTGCAACAGCGGTTACTTCTCTCGAGCAACGGGAAGCACTGGAAAAGCTCTCCAATCTGAACGAGAAAATTGATGCATTACCGTTAGCGATGGATGCTCATTTAACTAAAGTTGATCTTCCATTTAAACAATCCGCAGCAAAAGATAATCGTGGCTATCAATTCATTAATGATATTCAGCGAGATCTTCAGCAGTTTATAGTGATTCAGAAGGTGGATAGCCCGGAAATTGATTTGCTATCGCCTTCTCAGCGCGAACTTCTACAAGAAAAAATAAAACTACAATTGTTATTGGCACAAGTTTTCCTGCTTTCTCACGATCAAACAAATTTCCAAACAAGCCTGGAGACTGCAACAGAATTGATCAATCGTTACTATGACAAACAAACAGAATCTGTTACCGATCTACTGAATCAATTAGATCAAATACATAATTATACAATTGATAAGGCACTATCCGATGTTTCACGACGTTTTGATATCGTGCAGATTTATCAGCTTAAACGTGATGAGGAGAGTAAATGA